In one Carettochelys insculpta isolate YL-2023 chromosome 6, ASM3395843v1, whole genome shotgun sequence genomic region, the following are encoded:
- the SIVA1 gene encoding apoptosis regulatory protein Siva, with amino-acid sequence MPKRSCPFGDTAPLQLKTRVGPRELSRGALGEKYRREVFEKTKELLFRGTQAYMESLWNGKTNGTCTVPNCPEPLKDAQDTSAKCSWNGQMLIGQDGRLLRCSQAMQKTPPVGISKACSSCIRTVDVKEACTQCDRFVCQNCSKLCKCCNAVTCSLCSVIDYSDIGEQVLCNDCSMFEA; translated from the exons ATGCCGAAGCGTTCGTGCCCCTTCGGGGACACGGCCCCGCTGCAGCTGAAAACCCGTGTGGGGCCGCGCGAGCTGAGCCGGGGCGCGCTGGGCGAGAAGTACCGGCGGGAAGTCTTCG AGAAGACCAAGGAGCTACTTTTCCGAGGCACCCAGGCCTATATGGAAAGCCTGTGGAATGGGAAAACCAACGGGACCTGCACAGTCCCAAACTGTCCAGAGCCACTTAAAGATGCACAGGACACTAGTGCCAAGTGTAGTTGGAATGGACAGATGCTCATTGGGCAAGATGGAAGACTCCTGAGGTGTTCCCAAGCTATGCAAAAGA CACCACCAGTGGGCATTTCCAAAGCCTGTTCCTCCTGCATAAGAACTGTTGATGTCAAAGAAGCTTGCACACAGTGTGATCGTTTTGTTTGCCAGAATTGCAGCAAACTCTGCAAGTGCTGTAATGCTGTTACCTGTTCCTTGTGCTCAGTTATTGA TTACAGTGATATTGGCGAGCAAGTTCTCTGCAATGACTGCTCAATGTTTGAAGCCTGA